The proteins below are encoded in one region of Bacillus alveayuensis:
- a CDS encoding AGCS family alanine or glycine:cation symporter (product_source=KO:K03310; cog=COG1115; ko=KO:K03310; pfam=PF01235; tigrfam=TIGR00835; transmembrane_helix_parts=Outside_1_14,TMhelix_15_33,Inside_34_78,TMhelix_79_101,Outside_102_140,TMhelix_141_163,Inside_164_175,TMhelix_176_198,Outside_199_207,TMhelix_208_230,Inside_231_296,TMhelix_297_319,Outside_320_338,TMhelix_339_361,Inside_362_380,TMhelix_381_403,Outside_404_407,TMhelix_408_430,Inside_431_469), producing MSWLQSIVSFGNNILWSYILIYMLIGLGIFFTIQSKFVQFRHFGEMFRLIAERQNRNQKGISSLQAFFVSAASRVGTGNLAGVALAIALGGPGAVFWMWMIAMIGMASSFVESTLAQVYKVKDGENFRGGPAYYMEKALNARWLGIIFAVLITLCFGLIFNSVQANTIAAAFEEAFSINKSVMAILLAILTAVIIFGGIQRIAKAAQMIVPVMASIYILVALVVVIMNISELPSIIALIVKSAFGLEEVAGGSMGAALLYGLKRGLFSNEAGMGSVPNAAATANVSHPAKQGFIQSLGVFFDTIIICSATAFIILLFDVTPDQQLSGIQLTQAALASHIGSWATVFVAIAIFLFAFSSIIGNYYYGETNIEFIRESKIWLFLYRLVVVGMVVFGSLSSIQIVWDLADLFMGFMAVINLFVITILSKIAIQVLQDYVKQRKEGKDPVFKASHIKGLKNIDVWEEKSETIS from the coding sequence ATGTCTTGGTTACAGTCAATTGTTTCATTTGGAAATAATATTTTATGGAGCTATATTCTCATATATATGCTTATAGGGCTTGGCATTTTCTTTACGATTCAATCAAAATTTGTCCAATTTCGTCACTTTGGAGAAATGTTTCGCCTAATTGCTGAAAGACAAAATCGAAACCAGAAAGGAATTTCTTCTTTACAAGCTTTCTTTGTTAGTGCGGCTTCCCGTGTTGGTACTGGTAACTTAGCGGGTGTTGCGCTAGCGATTGCTTTAGGAGGTCCAGGTGCGGTCTTTTGGATGTGGATGATAGCGATGATTGGAATGGCCTCAAGCTTTGTTGAAAGTACACTTGCACAAGTGTATAAAGTAAAAGATGGAGAAAACTTCAGAGGTGGACCAGCTTATTATATGGAAAAAGCGCTCAATGCCCGCTGGCTTGGAATCATTTTTGCTGTGCTAATTACATTATGCTTTGGGTTGATTTTTAACTCCGTACAGGCCAATACAATTGCTGCTGCTTTTGAAGAAGCATTTTCCATTAACAAATCGGTGATGGCGATTTTGTTAGCCATTTTGACAGCTGTTATTATTTTTGGCGGTATTCAACGTATAGCCAAAGCTGCCCAAATGATCGTTCCAGTTATGGCTTCTATTTACATTCTTGTCGCATTAGTCGTTGTTATTATGAACATTTCTGAACTGCCAAGCATTATCGCACTTATTGTGAAAAGCGCTTTCGGTTTAGAGGAAGTAGCTGGAGGTAGTATGGGGGCAGCCCTTTTATACGGTCTTAAACGTGGTTTATTCTCCAATGAAGCAGGTATGGGAAGTGTACCGAATGCAGCGGCAACAGCGAACGTTTCCCACCCAGCAAAACAAGGATTTATCCAATCTTTAGGCGTGTTTTTCGATACGATCATTATTTGCAGTGCGACTGCCTTTATCATTTTATTATTTGATGTAACTCCTGATCAACAATTAAGTGGTATACAATTAACACAAGCTGCTCTTGCTTCACATATTGGCAGCTGGGCTACAGTATTTGTGGCAATTGCGATTTTCCTTTTTGCCTTTAGCTCAATTATCGGAAACTATTATTATGGTGAAACGAATATCGAGTTTATTCGTGAAAGCAAAATTTGGCTTTTCCTTTATCGGTTAGTCGTTGTTGGGATGGTTGTATTTGGCTCTCTATCTAGTATTCAAATTGTATGGGATTTAGCGGACTTATTTATGGGATTCATGGCAGTGATCAACTTATTCGTGATTACAATTTTATCTAAAATCGCGATCCAAGTGCTACAAGATTATGTAAAGCAGCGTAAAGAAGGAAAAGACCCTGTTTTTAAAGCTTCCCATATTAAAGGATTAAAAAACATTGATGTGTGGGAAGAGAAAAGTGAGACGATTTCATAA
- a CDS encoding ABC-type branched-subunit amino acid transport system substrate-binding protein (product_source=COG0683; cleavage_site_network=SignalP-noTM; cog=COG0683; transmembrane_helix_parts=Inside_1_6,TMhelix_7_29,Outside_30_81), protein MKNFKKSWIIVFILMFLLSACSGGAINTATSDEKKEEKELIKIGALLPTTGVYASLGENLLNGMNLYFEENNWEVAGKKLK, encoded by the coding sequence ATGAAAAATTTCAAAAAAAGCTGGATTATTGTATTTATCCTAATGTTTTTGCTTTCCGCATGTAGTGGAGGGGCGATCAATACAGCTACCTCTGATGAGAAAAAAGAAGAAAAGGAATTAATCAAAATTGGTGCGCTGTTGCCAACAACTGGTGTTTATGCTTCTTTAGGTGAAAATCTCTTAAATGGCATGAATCTTTATTTTGAAGAAAACAATTGGGAGGTAGCTGGGAAAAAATTGAAATAA
- a CDS encoding branched-chain amino acid transport system substrate-binding protein (product_source=KO:K01999; cath_funfam=3.40.50.2300; cog=COG0683; ko=KO:K01999; pfam=PF13458; superfamily=53822) — MGGSWEKIEIIHEDSEADPQVSLRKLRKLMNQDKIEILTGPVSTAVAYAIRDEVDKKKLPFLVSHAGGNDLIRSKRSDYIWRSSFSSWQIGHSMGEWAFENVGKKMYLTAADYAFGHEVVKAFKEAFTKAGGEIVDEVYPPLGNNDYSSYLAKMNRDDIDGVYAFFAGSDAVRFVQQYEQYGLKGKIPLIGSGWLVAEDVRMQQGTSGEGIKSTMFWDYHLNTEENKKFVEAYEKKYGQRPSIESLEGYDAAMIIAKAIEAVNGEVSDPVKVVEAISEVEITSPRGPIKFDKETHNIIQDMYIVETIIENGSTENKVIDTIREVADPGE; from the coding sequence TTGGGAGGTAGCTGGGAAAAAATTGAAATAATTCATGAAGATTCAGAGGCTGATCCTCAAGTTTCTCTTAGAAAGCTAAGGAAACTGATGAATCAGGATAAAATTGAAATTCTAACAGGTCCAGTCAGTACAGCAGTTGCCTATGCTATTCGTGATGAGGTTGACAAAAAGAAACTGCCATTTCTTGTTTCTCATGCCGGAGGAAATGATTTGATTAGAAGCAAGCGCAGCGACTATATTTGGCGTTCATCTTTTAGTTCGTGGCAAATTGGTCATTCAATGGGTGAATGGGCATTCGAAAACGTCGGGAAAAAAATGTACTTAACAGCTGCCGACTACGCGTTTGGACATGAAGTTGTCAAGGCATTCAAGGAAGCCTTCACCAAAGCAGGAGGGGAAATTGTCGATGAAGTTTATCCGCCTCTTGGAAACAATGACTATTCTTCATATCTTGCTAAAATGAATAGGGATGACATTGATGGAGTATATGCATTTTTTGCTGGAAGTGATGCGGTTCGGTTTGTACAGCAGTATGAGCAATACGGTTTAAAAGGGAAAATTCCATTAATTGGTTCTGGATGGCTTGTGGCTGAAGATGTCCGCATGCAGCAAGGCACTTCTGGAGAAGGAATAAAATCAACGATGTTTTGGGACTACCATTTAAATACAGAAGAAAATAAAAAGTTCGTTGAGGCTTATGAGAAAAAATACGGTCAAAGACCAAGCATTGAGTCGTTAGAAGGTTATGATGCCGCGATGATTATTGCCAAAGCCATTGAAGCGGTCAACGGAGAGGTTTCTGACCCTGTAAAAGTTGTTGAAGCCATTTCAGAAGTGGAAATAACAAGCCCAAGAGGACCGATCAAGTTTGACAAGGAAACACATAATATTATTCAAGACATGTATATTGTAGAAACAATCATTGAGAATGGATCTACAGAAAATAAAGTGATTGACACAATACGTGAAGTTGCTGATCCAGGAGAATAA
- a CDS encoding branched-chain amino acid transport system permease protein (product_source=KO:K01997; cog=COG0559; ko=KO:K01997; pfam=PF02653; superfamily=81540; transmembrane_helix_parts=Inside_1_12,TMhelix_13_35,Outside_36_60,TMhelix_61_83,Inside_84_95,TMhelix_96_115,Outside_116_136,TMhelix_137_159,Inside_160_185,TMhelix_186_208,Outside_209_227,TMhelix_228_250,Inside_251_256,TMhelix_257_279,Outside_280_287), with product MDTLFLQMMNALSYGFLLFIITCGITIVFGILGVLNLAHGSLYLLASYIGYSMIMKVGLPFWAAIVTVPLLIAIIGFTTEIVILRPTYKLGHLSQVLLTFGLAYIFHDIFSIIWGKNVLSVNPPEALSNSVEIFGNAIPSYRLALIMIGAALVLLLWYIQEKTKWGAVIRAGLSDKEMARGLGVNIHLVFTFVFVFGSLLTGLGGVLGSPILGTYPGMEFQILILSLVVLVVGGLGSVSGTLLASLLVGFVETFSRYFVPEISLIMTFVLMALVLVVRPQGLIGRRI from the coding sequence ATGGATACGTTATTTCTGCAAATGATGAATGCCTTAAGCTATGGATTTCTTCTGTTTATTATCACATGTGGTATTACCATTGTCTTTGGAATTCTTGGTGTGTTAAACCTCGCTCACGGGTCTTTGTACCTTCTCGCCTCTTATATTGGGTATTCGATGATCATGAAAGTCGGACTCCCTTTTTGGGCTGCCATAGTAACTGTTCCGCTATTGATTGCCATCATTGGATTTACTACCGAAATTGTCATTCTCCGTCCAACCTACAAGCTCGGGCACTTATCACAAGTACTGCTTACATTTGGTCTCGCTTATATTTTCCACGATATTTTTTCGATTATATGGGGGAAAAATGTATTGTCTGTAAACCCTCCTGAAGCATTAAGCAATTCTGTCGAAATTTTTGGAAATGCGATTCCTTCGTACCGACTCGCGTTAATTATGATCGGCGCTGCCCTTGTTCTTTTACTATGGTATATCCAGGAAAAAACAAAGTGGGGTGCTGTCATTCGTGCTGGCTTGTCAGATAAGGAAATGGCCAGGGGATTAGGCGTGAATATTCATCTTGTCTTTACCTTTGTTTTTGTTTTCGGCAGTTTGTTGACTGGTTTAGGCGGTGTACTTGGTTCACCTATTTTAGGCACATATCCAGGAATGGAGTTTCAAATCCTCATTTTATCTCTCGTAGTTCTTGTCGTTGGCGGGCTTGGTTCCGTATCAGGAACTCTTTTAGCGAGTCTGCTCGTCGGATTTGTCGAAACATTCAGCCGCTACTTTGTACCAGAGATTAGTTTAATTATGACATTTGTATTAATGGCTCTCGTGCTCGTCGTTCGTCCACAGGGCCTTATTGGAAGGAGGATATAA
- a CDS encoding branched-chain amino acid transport system permease protein (product_source=KO:K01998; cog=COG4177; ko=KO:K01998; pfam=PF02653; transmembrane_helix_parts=Outside_1_4,TMhelix_5_27,Inside_28_33,TMhelix_34_56,Outside_57_78,TMhelix_79_101,Inside_102_105,TMhelix_106_128,Outside_129_154,TMhelix_155_177,Inside_178_202,TMhelix_203_225,Outside_226_244,TMhelix_245_267,Inside_268_279,TMhelix_280_302,Outside_303_333), translated as MNKRLLQGMVLFLIMIFVPFFLSLYYVNILTEIFILGIFAVSLNILVGQTGLVSLGHAAFFGAGGYASGLVAANYSANVFVTIACGMLLALLLALIIGFFSIKAYGFYFLMLTLACAQIVYSIVYQWTDVTGGSNGLSGIPTPVLFSDIQLSNQVFIYYFILVVFSILLFGINRLLHSPLGYVFIGIKENEERMKSIGYNTAFFKHLSFILAGTLGGLSGSLYVMFNGFISPADVYWTMSGSVLIMVLIGGAGTLWGPVIGAALMVIMETIISSFTEYWMMIIGAIFILFVIFIPNGIVGIFDKFKTAIMKYRKDELEESLLKTMKKQTKMDG; from the coding sequence ATGAACAAAAGACTTCTGCAAGGGATGGTGTTATTCCTGATTATGATTTTTGTCCCGTTTTTTTTATCTCTTTATTATGTGAATATATTAACTGAAATTTTTATTTTAGGTATTTTTGCAGTGAGTTTAAATATTCTAGTTGGACAAACGGGACTTGTTTCTTTAGGACATGCCGCTTTCTTTGGGGCAGGTGGCTATGCTTCAGGACTTGTTGCAGCGAATTATAGTGCAAATGTATTTGTGACGATTGCCTGTGGGATGCTCTTAGCACTATTATTAGCGTTAATCATTGGATTCTTTTCCATCAAGGCCTATGGTTTTTACTTTTTAATGCTGACGCTCGCTTGTGCGCAAATTGTTTATTCGATTGTTTATCAGTGGACGGATGTTACAGGGGGATCAAATGGTTTATCGGGCATTCCAACGCCTGTTTTGTTTAGCGACATTCAGTTATCAAATCAAGTTTTCATCTACTATTTTATCCTCGTCGTTTTCAGTATTTTGTTGTTTGGAATAAACCGGTTGCTTCATTCCCCACTGGGATATGTATTCATTGGTATTAAAGAGAATGAGGAAAGAATGAAGTCGATTGGCTACAATACAGCTTTTTTTAAACATTTAAGCTTTATCCTTGCCGGTACACTTGGAGGACTTTCAGGAAGTTTATATGTGATGTTTAATGGCTTTATCTCACCGGCAGATGTTTACTGGACCATGTCGGGATCCGTGTTAATTATGGTTCTTATAGGCGGAGCTGGAACGTTATGGGGACCAGTCATTGGGGCAGCATTGATGGTTATAATGGAAACGATCATTAGTTCCTTTACGGAATACTGGATGATGATTATTGGAGCAATTTTTATCTTGTTTGTCATTTTTATACCTAATGGAATTGTAGGTATTTTTGACAAATTTAAGACAGCCATAATGAAATACCGAAAAGATGAATTGGAAGAATCTCTTTTAAAAACGATGAAGAAGCAAACGAAAATGGATGGATAG
- a CDS encoding branched-chain amino acid transport system ATP-binding protein (product_source=KO:K01995; cath_funfam=3.40.50.300; cog=COG0411; ko=KO:K01995; pfam=PF00005,PF12399; smart=SM00382; superfamily=52540), which translates to MDKPIVLSLNNLSKYFGGLKVIEDISMEVVAGERIGLIGPNGAGKTTLFNMIAGDIKPTSGTISFFGEVINRMPNYKRTKSGIVRTFQKNNLMMGLTVQENLLLVLQRMRNKHVQWWKRANKKNYSSLFTEAENILYEWGLAEYSNSKVQNLSYGVQRQIEIIMAIAGEPKLLLLDEPTAGMSQVETDQIIGLISKLPKGVTIIMIEHDMDVLFGNMDRVVVLHTGKLIADGSPEEVRNNPEVKEIYMGKEDVIHA; encoded by the coding sequence ATGGATAAACCAATTGTTCTTTCACTAAACAATCTCTCGAAGTATTTTGGCGGATTAAAGGTAATTGAAGATATTTCGATGGAGGTAGTAGCTGGGGAACGCATTGGGTTAATTGGACCAAATGGTGCCGGGAAAACAACTTTATTCAATATGATTGCAGGAGATATAAAGCCAACCAGTGGAACCATTTCCTTTTTTGGAGAAGTGATCAATCGCATGCCTAATTATAAACGAACAAAGTCGGGAATTGTCCGCACCTTTCAAAAAAATAATTTAATGATGGGTTTAACGGTACAAGAGAATTTGCTGCTTGTTTTGCAGCGGATGAGAAATAAACATGTTCAATGGTGGAAACGGGCCAATAAGAAAAATTATTCGTCATTATTTACGGAAGCAGAAAACATCCTTTACGAATGGGGGCTAGCTGAATACAGCAACAGCAAGGTTCAGAATCTTTCGTATGGGGTACAGAGGCAGATTGAAATAATCATGGCAATTGCCGGCGAGCCTAAGCTGCTTTTACTTGATGAACCTACAGCTGGAATGTCCCAAGTGGAGACAGACCAGATTATTGGTTTAATTAGTAAATTACCTAAGGGAGTCACGATCATCATGATTGAACATGATATGGATGTATTATTTGGTAACATGGATCGTGTCGTTGTCTTGCATACCGGCAAACTGATTGCTGATGGCTCGCCGGAAGAGGTGAGAAATAATCCAGAGGTTAAGGAAATTTACATGGGAAAGGAAGATGTTATCCATGCTTAA
- a CDS encoding branched-chain amino acid transport system ATP-binding protein (product_source=KO:K01996; cath_funfam=3.40.50.300; cog=COG0410; ko=KO:K01996; pfam=PF00005; smart=SM00382; superfamily=52540) yields MLKLKGVHSYYGSSHVLHGINLEVQKGNVVTLLGRNGMGKTTTIHSIIGFIKKKQGEILFEGENIIQLESHQIARKGIGIVPQGRRIFGNLTVKENLTVFANHKNGEWNLERIFELFPRLKERERSYAGNLSGGEQSMLSIGRALMRNPKILLFDEPTEGLSPLMVGEVMEILLKLKASGMSMLLVEQNISTALSIADDVYILSKGKVVYHNRPDELKKNMDIAYHHLALSS; encoded by the coding sequence ATGCTTAAATTAAAGGGGGTTCATAGTTATTACGGATCTAGCCATGTTTTACACGGGATTAACCTCGAAGTACAAAAGGGCAATGTTGTCACACTACTCGGGAGAAATGGAATGGGCAAAACGACAACGATTCATTCCATCATCGGGTTTATCAAGAAAAAACAAGGTGAGATCTTGTTTGAGGGAGAGAATATTATACAGCTTGAGAGCCACCAGATTGCTAGAAAAGGGATTGGAATTGTTCCACAAGGAAGAAGGATATTTGGGAATTTAACGGTAAAGGAAAATTTAACCGTATTCGCGAATCATAAAAATGGCGAGTGGAATCTTGAACGAATCTTCGAGTTATTCCCGCGTCTAAAAGAAAGAGAAAGATCATATGCTGGAAACTTAAGCGGTGGAGAGCAATCCATGCTTTCAATTGGCAGAGCGTTAATGCGAAATCCAAAGATCCTACTCTTTGATGAACCGACAGAAGGTCTTTCCCCTTTAATGGTAGGAGAAGTGATGGAGATACTGTTAAAATTGAAAGCTAGCGGCATGTCGATGCTTTTAGTCGAGCAAAATATCTCAACCGCTTTGAGCATTGCAGATGATGTTTATATTTTAAGCAAGGGGAAGGTCGTTTATCATAATCGCCCTGATGAATTAAAGAAGAATATGGATATCGCCTATCATCATCTCGCTTTAAGTAGTTAA
- a CDS encoding putative ABC transport system ATP-binding protein (product_source=KO:K02068; cath_funfam=3.40.50.300; cog=COG1132; ko=KO:K02068; pfam=PF00005; smart=SM00382; superfamily=52540): MFTIHQLRYQDILHIEIMEIKSEEITCIIGESGSGKSTFLKLLNQMISQDSGDIYYKSRPIQEYNPILLRREVAMLSQQPVIFEGTMKDNLLIGCKFAEKSFPSDEDITEALKIVHLDKSLNDDPNQFSGGEKQRLALARLLLLDPPVLLLDEPTSALDQETEDFVMSNVLHYAKRRKKTVVMVTHSLNAAEKYADTIIEIEKKRIVGGLYE; this comes from the coding sequence ATGTTTACAATACATCAATTGCGATATCAAGATATTTTGCATATTGAAATAATGGAAATAAAGTCAGAAGAAATTACATGCATTATTGGTGAAAGTGGTTCCGGAAAAAGCACCTTTTTAAAACTATTGAATCAAATGATTTCTCAAGATTCAGGAGACATTTACTATAAATCTCGTCCCATTCAAGAGTATAATCCGATCTTATTACGTAGAGAGGTGGCTATGCTTAGCCAACAGCCTGTCATTTTTGAAGGTACGATGAAAGATAATTTATTAATAGGGTGTAAATTTGCAGAAAAATCATTTCCGTCAGATGAAGACATTACAGAGGCATTAAAAATTGTTCATTTAGATAAGTCATTGAACGATGATCCGAATCAATTTTCAGGTGGAGAAAAACAGCGGCTTGCACTGGCCCGTCTATTACTACTTGATCCTCCCGTGTTATTACTTGATGAACCGACTTCTGCTCTCGATCAAGAGACGGAAGATTTCGTCATGTCAAACGTGCTTCATTATGCCAAAAGGCGAAAAAAAACGGTTGTCATGGTTACCCATTCATTAAATGCTGCGGAAAAATATGCAGATACAATCATTGAAATCGAAAAGAAAAGGATCGTAGGAGGTTTATATGAATAG
- a CDS encoding putative ABC transport system permease protein (product_source=KO:K02069; cog=COG0390; ko=KO:K02069; pfam=PF03649; superfamily=81324; tigrfam=TIGR00245; transmembrane_helix_parts=Outside_1_9,TMhelix_10_27,Inside_28_39,TMhelix_40_60,Outside_61_64,TMhelix_65_84,Inside_85_96,TMhelix_97_119,Outside_120_128,TMhelix_129_148,Inside_149_186,TMhelix_187_209,Outside_210_223,TMhelix_224_246,Inside_247_267), protein MNSSTIDIELWRLACAYIFILLLLVFVKWRGMKREKKIWIATIRMTIQLILVGYILTYIFERPHPMLTIFVILVMETFAIYNIYKQIHMPIHKKLKQIIAFSMFSGSIITLLYFNFIVIHFKPWYNPQYFIPIAGMIIGNSMTGITLGMKTLLEGFYHQKNTIEGALMLGAKPDVATKSIINSSFDAAILPTINSMVGMGIVFLPGMMTGQILSGTSPLIAIEYQIAVLLGIAGSVGITVFLALHLGYRTFFNERVQLIYSSERNLS, encoded by the coding sequence ATGAATAGCAGTACGATTGATATTGAATTATGGAGGTTGGCTTGCGCCTACATCTTTATTTTATTATTGCTAGTATTTGTAAAATGGCGAGGGATGAAGCGGGAAAAAAAGATATGGATCGCCACAATTAGAATGACGATTCAATTAATTTTAGTCGGTTATATTTTAACTTATATTTTTGAAAGACCTCATCCTATGCTAACGATTTTCGTTATTCTCGTTATGGAGACGTTTGCGATTTATAATATTTATAAACAAATTCATATGCCGATTCACAAGAAGCTTAAACAAATTATTGCTTTTTCGATGTTTTCTGGCTCCATCATCACTTTGCTATATTTTAATTTTATTGTCATACATTTTAAACCTTGGTATAATCCGCAATATTTTATTCCGATTGCTGGAATGATTATTGGCAATTCGATGACAGGCATTACACTAGGAATGAAGACTTTGCTGGAAGGCTTTTATCATCAAAAAAATACCATTGAAGGGGCTTTAATGTTAGGGGCTAAGCCGGATGTCGCAACGAAATCGATTATTAATTCCTCTTTTGATGCAGCCATCTTACCTACCATTAATAGTATGGTTGGCATGGGAATCGTTTTCTTACCTGGAATGATGACAGGACAAATTCTTTCTGGGACAAGTCCACTCATTGCGATTGAATACCAAATTGCTGTATTACTTGGGATCGCAGGTAGTGTGGGGATCACGGTTTTTTTAGCCTTGCACTTAGGATATCGAACATTTTTTAATGAACGTGTACAGCTTATCTATTCATCTGAAAGAAATCTTTCGTAA